GTCGACGCCCAGGTGATTTTTGCCGCCCTGGTCGGCGCCATCGTCTGGAACATCGTCACTTGGGCCCTTGGCATTCCCTCCTCATCGTCGCACGCGCTGATCGGCGGTCTCGTCGGCGGCGGCATGGCCAAGGCCGGGATCACGGCGGCGGTTTGGAGTGGCTTGTCGAAGACCGTCCTGGCGATCGTGCTCTCGCCACTGGTCGGCTTCCTGCTCGCAATGATGCTGGTTGCAGTCGTCTCCTGGGCCTCCGTGCGGTCGACGCCATTCGCCGTCGACCGCGCCTTCCGCATCCTGCAATTCGCCTCCGCCTCGCTCTATTCGCTCGGGCATGGCGGCAATGACGCCCAGAAGACCATGGGCATCATCGCCGTGTTGCTCTTTTCGCAGGGCCAACTCGGCGGGGAATTTTACGTGCCGTTCTGGGTGGTCTTGTCCTGCCAGGCAGCCATGGCGATGGGAACACTGATGGGCGGCTGGCGGATCGTCCGCACCATGGGCCTGCGCATCACCAAGCTGACGCCGATGCAGGGTTTTTGCGCCGAGACCGGCGGTGCCGCGACCCTGTTCATGGCGACCTTCCTCGGCGTTCCCGTCTCGACCACCCACACCATCACCGGCGCGATCGTCGGTGTCGGCGCCGCTCGCCGCGTGTCGGCGGTGCGCTGGAACGTGGCGAGTTCGATCGTCTACGCCTGGGTGATCACGATCCCGGCTTCCGCGCTGGTCGCCGCGCTCAGCTATTGGGCAGTGCAGCTTGTGCGCTGACCCCAGACATTACGGGGTGGAGTTTCGCCTCGGAACCCCCCATATCGGGGGCGCCATTGTCCCTTGATCCCCACGGTTTTCCCTGCCAAACGCTCCCGCCATGTCCGACATCGCCATCACAGCCGAATCGCCGGCCCGTTCCCCGCTTGCCGCCGAAGTGGCGCGGCGGCGGACCTTTGCGATCATCTCCCATCCGGACGCCGGCAAGACCACGCTGACGGAAAAGCTGCTGTTGTTCGGCGGCGCCATCAACTTGGCCGGCCAGGTCAAGGCCAAAGGCGAGCGGCGCAACACACGCTCGGACTGGATGAAGATCGAGCGCGAGCGCGGCATCTCCGTCGTCACCTCGGTGATGACCTTCGAGTTCGAGGGCCTCGTATTCAACCTGCTGGACACGCCCGGCCACGAGGACTTTTCGGAAGACACTTATCGCACGCTGACGGCGGTCGACTCCGCCGTGATGGTGATCGACGCCGCCAAGGGCATCGAGGTGCGGACGCGAAAGCTGTTCGAGGTCTGTCGCCTGCGCGACATCCCGATCATCACCTTCATCAACAAGATGGACCGTGAGAGCCGAGACGTTTTCGAACTGCTGGACGAGATCGAGAAGACGCTGGCGCTCGACACCACGCCGATGACGTGGCCGGTCGGCCGTGGCCGTGACTTTCTCGGCACCTATGACGTCGTCAATGGCGGCGTGCGCCTGCTCGAAGGCGGCGGCGCCAAGACCGGCGCCGCCCAGCAGATCGAGATCGCCGAACTGGCCAAGCTCAATGCCAATCTCGATGTGTCCGCGGTGAAAGACGAGCTCGAGCTCGTCACCGAAGCGTCCAAACCGTTCGAGCTGGAGGCGTTTCGCGAGGGCCATCTGACGCCGGTCTATTTCGGCAGCGCGCTGCGCAATTTCGGCGTCGGCGACCTCCTGGAAGGCCTCGGCAAGTTCGCACCAGAGCCGCGCGCGCAGGAAAGCGATCAGCGCAAGGTCGAAGCAACCGATCCGCGCATGAGCGCCTTCGTGTTCAAGATCCAGGCGAACATGGATCCCAACCATCGCGACCGCATCGCCTTCGCGCGGTTGTGCTCGGGCAAGCTCAGTCGCGGCATGAAGGCCAAGCTGGTGCGCACCGGCAAGAGCATGCCGCTGTCGAGCCCGCAATTCTTCTTCGCGCAGGATCGCTCGGTCGCTGACGAAGCCTTCGCCGGCGACGTCGTTGGCATTCCCAATCACGGCACCTTGCGCATCGGTGACACGCTGACGGAAGGCGAGGATTTCACTTTCGTCGGCGTGCCGAGTTTTGCACCGGAAATCGTCCGCCGCGTCCGACTCACCGACGCGATGAAGGCGAAGAAGCTGAAGGAGGCGCTTCAGCAGATGTCCGAAGAAGGCGTGGTGCAGGTGTTCCGCCCGCGCGACGGCGCCCCCGCGCTCGTCGGCGTCGTCGGCGCGCTGCAGCTCGACGTGTTGAAGGCGCGGCTTGAGGCTGAATATTCGTTGCCGGTCGAGTTCGAGGTGAGCGAATTCCAGCTTGCACGCTGGGTTTCCTCGGATGACCGAAAGAAGCTTGACACCTTCATCGCCGCCAACACCTCCAGCATCGCTGACGATGTCGATGGCGATCCCGTGTATTTGGCCCGGAACGAATTCTATCTCGGCTATACCCGGGAACGCGCCGAGGGTATCGAGTTCGCCAACGTCAAGGACGTCAAGAAGAAGGGGTAGGGTGCGGTCGTGGTTCTCGGCTGTCATGCCGGGCGACGACGCCGATATTTAAACGCGCGCATGTGAACGGATGCGGGCTTGACCCGTGCGCGGCCAATGCCACGTTTGCCGACGTAACATTCCGGTTCCGTGGTCATGTGGCGCTGCATCCTCGTTCTGCTCCTGATGGCGGCACTGCCGGTCTCTGCCGACGCGCGGCGCTGGCACTTCGAGCCGATCCCGTTCTCGTACGAACCGTGCGGCGGGCCATTTCAGGGGCCCTGCATCACCGAGATACCCTTTCCGTTCGGGGAGACGCTCCAGGTCACGGTCGAGACTGTTCCATCTCAAGCCGACAGTGCGAAGTACCAAAAGCCGGATCACGATCTCGACACGATCGGTGACCTCTTCGCCGAGTTGCGCTCGTGCTGGTCGCCTCCCTCAACAGACGGTGCGCGGGAGGGCATGCAGATGTCGGTGCGTTTCAGCCTCAACAGGTCGGGCAACCTGATCGGCCCGCCGCGCCTGACCTTTGCGACGGCGGGCGCGTCGGCGGACACGCGAACCACTTACCTCGATGCCATCAACGCGTCGCTGAATGCCTGCCTGCCGCTGAGGCTGACCGACGGCTTTGCCGGGGCGCTGGCCGGACGGCCGATCGCGATCCGCTATGTCGACAATCGCGAGCTGAAGAAGCCCGGGGTGCAGCAGTGATCCGGGAATGACGCATTGCGGGCGGCAGGCTGGAAGTGATACCCGCTAGAGGGGGCGAAAATTCAGGGGAGGATGCCGTGGGCTTTTTGGTGATGATCCTGGGGCTCGCGTTGTTTTTCGCGGCCCACACCTTCACGACGAAACGCGAGGCGCGTGCGCAGGCGATCGCGCGGCTGGGCGAGGGCACCTACAAGATCCTCTATGCGCTGGTCTCGCTGGCCGGCCTTGCCCTGATCGTCTGGGGCTTTGGCCAGTACCGCGCGACCGGCTGGATCGACGTCTGGTATCCACCGAAGGCGATGAAGCACATCGCGGTCGCGCTGATGCCGCCGGCGGTGATTCTGGTGGTGGCGTCCTACATCCGCGGCCGCATCTATGCGACGCTGAAGCATCCGATGCTGGCCGGCATCAAGCTGTGGGCAGCGGCGCATCTTTTGGCCAATGGCGATCTCGGCTCCATCATCCTGTTCGGCTC
This genomic interval from Bradyrhizobium sp. CB82 contains the following:
- a CDS encoding NnrU family protein; this translates as MGFLVMILGLALFFAAHTFTTKREARAQAIARLGEGTYKILYALVSLAGLALIVWGFGQYRATGWIDVWYPPKAMKHIAVALMPPAVILVVASYIRGRIYATLKHPMLAGIKLWAAAHLLANGDLGSIILFGSFLGWAVYDRISLKHRKDAGGPPIPVGGVTNDLIAVAIGVVAYLALAFAFHPVVIGVPVM
- a CDS encoding inorganic phosphate transporter; its protein translation is MDAVLGLPVLVGLIAVALLFDFLNGLHDAANSIATIVSTRVLRPQFAVFWAAFFNFIAFMVFGLHVAQTIGTGIIDPTIVDAQVIFAALVGAIVWNIVTWALGIPSSSSHALIGGLVGGGMAKAGITAAVWSGLSKTVLAIVLSPLVGFLLAMMLVAVVSWASVRSTPFAVDRAFRILQFASASLYSLGHGGNDAQKTMGIIAVLLFSQGQLGGEFYVPFWVVLSCQAAMAMGTLMGGWRIVRTMGLRITKLTPMQGFCAETGGAATLFMATFLGVPVSTTHTITGAIVGVGAARRVSAVRWNVASSIVYAWVITIPASALVAALSYWAVQLVR
- a CDS encoding peptide chain release factor 3 — protein: MSDIAITAESPARSPLAAEVARRRTFAIISHPDAGKTTLTEKLLLFGGAINLAGQVKAKGERRNTRSDWMKIERERGISVVTSVMTFEFEGLVFNLLDTPGHEDFSEDTYRTLTAVDSAVMVIDAAKGIEVRTRKLFEVCRLRDIPIITFINKMDRESRDVFELLDEIEKTLALDTTPMTWPVGRGRDFLGTYDVVNGGVRLLEGGGAKTGAAQQIEIAELAKLNANLDVSAVKDELELVTEASKPFELEAFREGHLTPVYFGSALRNFGVGDLLEGLGKFAPEPRAQESDQRKVEATDPRMSAFVFKIQANMDPNHRDRIAFARLCSGKLSRGMKAKLVRTGKSMPLSSPQFFFAQDRSVADEAFAGDVVGIPNHGTLRIGDTLTEGEDFTFVGVPSFAPEIVRRVRLTDAMKAKKLKEALQQMSEEGVVQVFRPRDGAPALVGVVGALQLDVLKARLEAEYSLPVEFEVSEFQLARWVSSDDRKKLDTFIAANTSSIADDVDGDPVYLARNEFYLGYTRERAEGIEFANVKDVKKKG